From Streptomyces sp. NBC_00775, one genomic window encodes:
- a CDS encoding NAD(P)/FAD-dependent oxidoreductase, producing the protein MVDADQTFVIVGGGLAGAKAAETLRAEGFTGRVILICDERDHPYERPPLSKGYLLGKEERDSVFVHEPAWYAQNDVELHLGQTVDAIDRTAKTVRFGDDGTLVHYDKLLIATGAEPRRLDIPGTDLAGVHHLRRLAHAERLKGVLAALGRDNGHLVIAGAGWIGLEVAAAAREYGAEVTVIEHGPTPLHAVLGPELGQLFAELHREHGVRFHFGRRLTEIVGQDGMVLAARTDDGEEHPAHDVLAAIGAAPRTGLAEAAGLTLAERAHGGGIAVDERLRTSDPDIYAAGDVAAFHHTLFGTRLRVEHWANALNGGPAAARSMLGRELTYDRVPYFFSDQYDIGLEYSGWAPAGTYDQVVARGDVGKREFIAFWLKEGRVLAGMNVNVWDVTEPIQQLIRSRAQVDTEALADPHVPLDSLIP; encoded by the coding sequence GTGGTCGACGCGGATCAGACATTCGTCATCGTCGGAGGAGGTCTGGCCGGCGCGAAGGCGGCCGAGACACTCCGAGCGGAGGGCTTCACCGGCCGCGTGATACTGATCTGCGACGAACGCGACCACCCGTACGAACGCCCGCCCCTGTCCAAGGGGTATCTCCTCGGCAAGGAGGAGCGCGACAGCGTCTTCGTCCACGAACCCGCGTGGTACGCGCAGAACGACGTCGAGCTGCACCTCGGCCAGACCGTCGACGCCATCGACCGCACCGCGAAGACCGTCCGCTTCGGCGACGACGGCACCCTCGTCCACTACGACAAGCTGCTGATCGCGACGGGTGCGGAGCCGCGCCGCCTCGACATCCCGGGTACGGATCTCGCGGGCGTCCACCATCTGCGCCGCCTCGCCCACGCCGAGCGGCTGAAGGGCGTCCTCGCCGCCCTCGGCCGTGACAACGGACACCTCGTGATCGCGGGCGCGGGCTGGATCGGCCTGGAGGTCGCGGCCGCCGCACGTGAGTACGGCGCCGAGGTCACCGTCATCGAGCACGGGCCGACGCCGCTGCACGCGGTCCTCGGCCCCGAGCTCGGCCAGCTCTTCGCCGAGCTGCACCGCGAGCACGGCGTCCGCTTCCACTTCGGCCGCCGGCTCACCGAGATCGTCGGCCAGGACGGCATGGTGCTCGCCGCACGTACGGACGACGGCGAGGAGCACCCCGCCCACGACGTTCTCGCGGCCATCGGCGCCGCCCCGCGCACCGGGCTCGCCGAGGCCGCGGGCCTCACCCTCGCCGAGCGCGCGCACGGCGGCGGCATCGCGGTCGACGAGCGGCTGCGCACCTCCGACCCCGACATCTACGCGGCCGGCGACGTCGCCGCCTTCCACCACACACTCTTCGGCACCCGGCTGCGCGTGGAGCACTGGGCCAACGCGCTCAACGGTGGACCGGCGGCCGCCCGCTCGATGCTGGGCCGCGAGCTGACGTACGACCGCGTGCCCTATTTCTTCTCCGACCAGTACGACATCGGGCTGGAGTACTCGGGCTGGGCGCCCGCGGGGACGTACGACCAGGTGGTGGCCCGTGGAGACGTCGGCAAGCGGGAGTTCATCGCCTTCTGGCTCAAGGAGGGGCGGGTGCTGGCCGGGATGAACGTGAATGTGTGGGACGTCACGGAGCCGATCCAGCAGCTGATCCGATCCCGGGCCCAGGTGGACACGGAGGCGCTCGCGGACCCGCATGTCCCGCTGGACAGCCTGATCCCGTGA
- a CDS encoding RNA polymerase sigma factor — MPESSERGRPARDGFPIPAVPLNDYGMDSGEAVDPIPDVPLPHASAATFLEVAPVQTQTLAQTDNTTDTDADTDVVTAVPPQSRAAHHPETEPEGSPELGEPSTGAVEVAEAEVEVAVVAEAEVEVETEDEAPEPVELPRGRTNDTGGPSSDLFRQYLREIGRIPLLTAAEEVELARRVEAGLFAEEKLRLATDLDSQLALDLDKLVVMGRMAKRRLIEANLRLVVSVAKRYVGRGLTMLDLVQEGNLGLIRAVEKFDYARGYKFSTYATWWIRQAMSRALADQARTIRVPVHVVELINRVVRVQRRMLQERGYEPTPEEVAAHLDLPSERVSEVLRLAQEPVSLHAPVGEEDDVALGDLIEDGDATSPVESAAFLLLREHLEAVLSTLGERERKVVQLRYGLADGRPRTLEEIGRIFGVTRERIRQIESKTLNKLRDHAFADQLRGYLD; from the coding sequence GTGCCTGAGTCCTCGGAGCGCGGCCGACCCGCACGCGACGGGTTCCCGATCCCCGCGGTTCCGCTAAACGACTACGGGATGGACAGCGGCGAGGCCGTCGACCCCATCCCCGACGTACCGCTGCCGCACGCCTCAGCAGCGACATTCCTGGAGGTCGCCCCCGTGCAGACCCAGACCCTCGCCCAGACCGACAACACCACGGATACGGACGCGGATACCGACGTCGTCACGGCGGTACCCCCGCAGAGCCGTGCCGCGCACCACCCCGAGACGGAGCCGGAGGGCTCGCCCGAGCTGGGCGAACCGTCCACCGGCGCCGTCGAGGTCGCCGAGGCCGAAGTCGAAGTCGCCGTAGTCGCCGAAGCCGAAGTCGAAGTGGAGACCGAGGACGAGGCCCCCGAGCCCGTCGAACTGCCCCGAGGCCGCACCAACGACACCGGTGGCCCCTCCTCGGACCTGTTCCGCCAGTACCTGCGGGAGATCGGCCGCATCCCCCTGCTCACCGCGGCCGAGGAGGTCGAGCTCGCCCGCCGTGTCGAGGCCGGTCTCTTCGCCGAGGAGAAGCTCCGCCTCGCCACCGACCTGGACAGCCAGCTCGCCCTCGACCTGGACAAGCTGGTCGTCATGGGCCGCATGGCCAAGCGCCGGCTCATCGAGGCGAACCTGCGGCTCGTCGTCTCCGTCGCGAAGCGCTATGTGGGCCGCGGCCTGACCATGCTCGACCTGGTCCAGGAGGGAAACCTCGGCCTGATCAGGGCCGTGGAGAAGTTCGACTACGCCCGCGGCTACAAGTTCTCGACGTACGCCACCTGGTGGATCCGCCAGGCCATGTCCCGCGCCCTCGCCGACCAGGCCCGGACCATCCGAGTCCCCGTCCACGTGGTCGAGTTGATCAACCGGGTGGTGCGGGTGCAGCGGCGGATGCTTCAGGAGCGCGGCTACGAGCCGACGCCGGAGGAGGTTGCCGCGCACCTCGACCTCCCCAGTGAGCGCGTCAGCGAGGTCCTGCGGCTGGCCCAGGAGCCGGTGTCCCTTCATGCCCCGGTGGGCGAGGAGGACGACGTGGCGCTGGGCGATCTGATCGAGGACGGCGACGCGACGTCGCCCGTCGAATCCGCGGCGTTCCTGCTGCTGCGTGAGCACCTGGAGGCGGTCCTCTCCACGCTCGGTGAGCGCGAGCGCAAGGTGGTCCAGCTCCGCTACGGCCTTGCGGACGGCCGCCCCCGCACCCTGGAGGAGATAGGCCGCATCTTCGGCGTCACCCGCGAACGCATCCGCCAGATCGAGTCCAAGACCCTGAACAAACTCAGGGACCACGCCTTCGCCGACCAACTCCGGGGCTACCTGGACTGA
- a CDS encoding ABC transporter ATP-binding protein, which yields MAGPMGRMMAGGGPDQHSMDFKGSGKRLLAQFKPERLTMYGMLCAVVLSVALSVIGPKILGKATDLVFAGIVGRQMPSGATKAEVLASMRERGEGSMADMLSGTDFTPGQGIDFGAVGNVLLLALCTFLLAGLLMAVATRLVNRAVNMTVYRMREDLQAKLSRLPLSYFDKRQRGEVLSRATNDIDNIQQTLQQSMGQLVNSLLTIVGVLVMMFWVSPLLALVALVTVPLSFFVATRVGKRSQPHFVQQWRTTGKLNAHIEEMYTGHTLVKVFGRQDESAAQFAEQNEKLYEAGFKAQFNSGVMQPLMMFVSNLNYVLVAVVGGLRVASGSLSIGDVQAFIQYSRQFSMPLTQVASMANLVQSGVASAERIFELLDAEEQEADPMPAARPDELRGRVALQNVSFRYDPEKPLIEDLSLKVEPGHTVAIVGPTGAGKTTLVNLLMRFYEVTGGRITLDGVDIAAMSRDELRAGIGMVLQDTWLFGGTIAENIAYGASRDVTRGEIEEAARAAHADRFIRTLPEGYDTVIDDEGAGVSAGEKQLITIARAFLSDPVILVLDEATSSVDTRTEVLIQKAMAKLAHGRTSFVIAHRLSTIRDADTILVMENGSIVEQGAHTELLAAGGAYARLYQAQFAQAVAEVD from the coding sequence ATGGCCGGGCCCATGGGACGCATGATGGCCGGGGGCGGCCCCGATCAGCACTCGATGGATTTCAAGGGGTCCGGCAAACGGCTCCTCGCCCAGTTCAAGCCCGAGCGCCTCACGATGTACGGCATGCTGTGCGCCGTCGTCCTGAGCGTGGCGCTCTCGGTGATCGGGCCGAAGATCCTCGGCAAGGCCACCGACCTGGTCTTCGCCGGAATCGTCGGGCGGCAGATGCCGTCCGGCGCCACCAAGGCCGAGGTCCTCGCGTCCATGCGCGAGCGCGGCGAGGGCAGCATGGCCGACATGCTCTCGGGGACGGACTTCACCCCGGGCCAGGGCATCGACTTCGGCGCCGTCGGAAACGTACTGCTGCTCGCGCTCTGTACGTTCCTGCTGGCCGGCCTGCTGATGGCGGTGGCGACGCGGCTGGTGAACCGGGCCGTCAACATGACCGTGTACCGCATGCGCGAGGACCTTCAGGCGAAGCTGTCGCGCCTTCCGCTGTCGTACTTCGACAAGCGGCAGCGCGGTGAGGTGCTCAGCCGCGCGACGAACGACATCGACAACATCCAGCAGACGCTGCAGCAGTCGATGGGCCAGCTGGTCAACTCGCTGCTGACCATCGTGGGTGTGCTGGTGATGATGTTCTGGGTCTCGCCGCTGCTCGCGCTGGTCGCGCTGGTCACGGTCCCGCTCTCCTTCTTCGTCGCCACACGCGTCGGCAAGCGCTCGCAGCCGCACTTCGTGCAGCAGTGGCGCACCACCGGCAAGCTCAACGCGCACATCGAGGAGATGTACACCGGGCACACCCTGGTGAAGGTGTTCGGTCGCCAGGACGAGTCGGCGGCGCAGTTCGCCGAGCAGAACGAGAAGTTGTACGAGGCCGGGTTCAAGGCACAGTTCAACAGCGGGGTCATGCAGCCGCTGATGATGTTCGTGTCGAACCTGAACTATGTGCTGGTGGCGGTGGTCGGCGGACTGCGTGTCGCGTCCGGCTCGCTGTCCATCGGTGACGTCCAGGCCTTCATCCAGTACTCCCGGCAGTTCTCGATGCCGCTGACGCAGGTGGCGTCGATGGCGAATCTGGTGCAGTCGGGTGTCGCGTCGGCGGAGCGGATCTTCGAGCTGCTGGACGCGGAGGAGCAGGAGGCCGACCCGATGCCGGCGGCCCGTCCCGACGAGCTGCGCGGGCGGGTGGCCCTGCAGAACGTGTCGTTCCGGTACGACCCCGAGAAGCCGCTGATCGAGGATCTGTCGCTGAAGGTGGAGCCCGGGCACACGGTGGCGATCGTCGGCCCGACAGGTGCCGGCAAGACGACGCTGGTGAACCTGCTGATGCGGTTCTACGAAGTCACCGGGGGGCGCATCACCCTCGACGGCGTCGACATCGCGGCCATGTCCCGGGACGAACTCCGGGCCGGTATCGGCATGGTGCTCCAGGACACCTGGCTGTTCGGGGGCACGATCGCCGAGAACATCGCGTACGGCGCCTCGCGGGACGTCACGCGGGGGGAGATCGAGGAGGCGGCGCGGGCCGCGCACGCGGATCGGTTCATCCGGACGCTGCCGGAGGGCTACGACACCGTGATCGACGACGAGGGGGCGGGGGTCAGTGCGGGTGAGAAGCAGCTGATCACGATTGCCCGGGCGTTCCTGTCCGATCCGGTGATTCTGGTGCTGGACGAGGCGACGAGTTCCGTGGACACCCGTACGGAGGTTCTGATCCAGAAGGCGATGGCGAAGCTCGCGCATGGGCGGACCTCGTTCGTGATCGCGCATCGGCTGTCGACGATTCGGGATGCCGACACGATTCTGGTGATGGAGAACGGGTCGATCGTGGAGCAGGGCGCGCATACGGAGCTGCTGGCCGCGGGCGGGGCGTACGCGCGCCTGTACCAGGCCCAGTTCGCCCAGGCGGTGGCTGAGGTGGATTAG
- a CDS encoding FGGY family carbohydrate kinase codes for MGIVAGLDSSPDFTRIVVCDSDTGAVLRQGYAPHPVEGAEGGGRPSDVDPQAWLLSLGEAAGGGLLEGVQAIGVSAQQNGLVPLDVQGNTVRPALVGGDKRAQVAAADLVDALGGREAWAQAVGCVPQAAQPVTKLRWLNKTEPEAALRTTMLMQAHDWLVWQLLGRPVRRTTDRGGASGTGYWSAATGAYRQDLVELALGHQAALPDVLGPSEAAGTTPEGLLISAGTGETMAAAFGLGIGLGDAVVSLGASGSVMAVHPEALVDSSGMITSLADATGMHLPVVTTLNAVRALRGAAELLGVPDLEGLSDLAMKSTPGAHGLVLLPYLEGERTPNLPHTAGTLAGLRRESMRPEHLARAAFEGMLCGLADALDVLRGRGVDVRRIFLLGPTAELPAVQAVAPALFGAQVVVPQPADYAALGAARQAAWALGASQGTLDPRLPPVWQGAVAQVLEPGEELAVGQAVRQQYVSVREQAHPGAFRA; via the coding sequence ATGGGGATAGTCGCCGGGTTGGACAGTTCGCCCGATTTCACTCGTATCGTCGTCTGTGACTCGGACACGGGTGCCGTGCTGAGGCAGGGGTATGCCCCGCATCCGGTGGAGGGCGCCGAAGGCGGCGGGCGTCCTTCCGACGTGGATCCGCAGGCCTGGCTGCTGTCCCTGGGCGAGGCGGCCGGCGGCGGGCTGCTCGAAGGTGTGCAGGCCATCGGCGTCTCCGCGCAGCAGAACGGGCTGGTCCCGCTGGATGTGCAGGGCAACACGGTGCGGCCGGCGCTCGTCGGCGGGGACAAGCGGGCGCAGGTCGCGGCCGCCGATCTCGTGGACGCGCTCGGCGGCCGCGAGGCATGGGCGCAGGCCGTGGGCTGTGTGCCGCAGGCCGCGCAGCCGGTGACCAAGCTGCGCTGGCTGAACAAGACCGAACCCGAGGCCGCGCTGCGCACCACCATGCTGATGCAGGCGCACGACTGGCTGGTGTGGCAGTTGCTCGGGCGGCCCGTGAGACGCACCACCGACCGGGGCGGCGCCTCCGGGACCGGGTACTGGTCGGCGGCCACCGGCGCCTACCGGCAGGATCTCGTCGAGCTGGCGCTCGGGCACCAGGCCGCGCTGCCGGATGTGCTCGGCCCGTCCGAGGCGGCGGGGACCACTCCCGAGGGGCTGCTGATCTCCGCCGGGACCGGCGAGACCATGGCCGCGGCCTTCGGGCTCGGGATCGGGCTCGGCGACGCGGTGGTGTCGCTGGGGGCCTCCGGGTCCGTGATGGCCGTACACCCCGAGGCGCTGGTGGACTCCTCCGGGATGATCACCTCCCTCGCGGACGCGACCGGGATGCATCTGCCGGTCGTCACCACGCTCAATGCCGTACGGGCCCTGCGCGGCGCCGCCGAGCTGCTGGGAGTGCCCGACCTGGAGGGCCTGTCCGACCTGGCGATGAAGTCGACGCCGGGCGCCCACGGGCTCGTACTGCTGCCGTATCTGGAGGGCGAGCGGACCCCGAATCTGCCGCACACGGCGGGGACGCTGGCGGGGCTGCGGCGGGAGTCGATGCGGCCCGAGCATCTGGCGCGGGCCGCCTTCGAGGGCATGCTGTGCGGGCTCGCGGACGCGCTGGACGTGCTGCGCGGGCGGGGTGTCGACGTACGGCGGATCTTCCTGCTGGGGCCGACCGCCGAGCTGCCCGCCGTGCAGGCAGTGGCGCCCGCGCTGTTCGGCGCGCAGGTCGTCGTACCGCAGCCCGCGGACTACGCGGCGCTCGGCGCGGCCCGGCAGGCGGCCTGGGCCCTCGGGGCCTCGCAGGGCACGCTCGACCCGCGGCTGCCTCCCGTCTGGCAGGGTGCGGTCGCGCAGGTGCTGGAGCCCGGTGAGGAACTCGCCGTGGGGCAGGCCGTACGACAGCAGTACGTGTCCGTACGGGAACAGGCGCATCCGGGGGCGTTTCGGGCGTGA
- a CDS encoding ABC transporter ATP-binding protein translates to MLIRLLRTYLSPYKKPIALLVLLQFLQTCATLYLPTLNAHIIDNGVVKGDTGYILSFGAVMIGISLAQVVCNIGAVYFGARTAAAVGRDIRAAVFDRVQSFSAREVGHFGAPSLITRTTNDVQQVQMLALMTFTLLVSAPIMCVGGIILALGLDVPLSAVLVAVVPVLGIGVTLIVRRLRPLFRTMQVRLDTVNRVLREQITGNRVIRAFVRDDYEKERFRGANTELTEVSLGTGRMLALMFPMVMTVVNLSSIAVVWFGAHRIDSGGMQIGDLTAFLAYLMQIVMSVMMATFMFMMVPRAEVCAERIEEVLGTSSSVVPPTAPVVELRRHGHLEIREAGFRYPGAEEPVLRTIDLVARPGEVTAVIGSTGSGKSTLLGLVPRLFDATDGQVLVDGVDVATIEPKLLARTVGLVPQKPYLFAGTVATNLRYGNPDATDEELWHALEVAQAKGFVDQLENGLDSPIAQGGTNVSGGQRQRLAIARTLVQRPEIYLFDDSFSALDYATDAALRAALADETAEATVVIVAQRVSTIRDADRIVVLDEGRVVGAGRHHELMADNETYREIVLSQLTEAEAA, encoded by the coding sequence GTGCTCATACGACTGCTTCGGACCTACCTCAGTCCGTACAAGAAGCCCATCGCCTTGCTGGTGCTGCTGCAGTTCCTGCAGACCTGCGCCACGCTCTACCTGCCCACACTCAACGCGCACATCATCGACAACGGTGTCGTGAAGGGGGACACGGGATACATCCTGTCCTTCGGCGCCGTGATGATCGGCATCTCGCTGGCGCAGGTCGTCTGCAACATCGGGGCCGTGTACTTCGGCGCCCGTACGGCGGCGGCCGTCGGCCGGGACATCCGGGCCGCCGTCTTCGACCGCGTCCAGTCCTTCTCGGCTCGCGAGGTCGGCCACTTCGGGGCGCCCTCGCTGATCACCCGCACCACCAATGACGTCCAGCAGGTGCAGATGCTCGCCCTGATGACGTTCACGCTGCTGGTGTCGGCGCCGATCATGTGCGTGGGCGGCATCATCCTGGCCCTCGGCCTGGACGTGCCGCTGTCCGCGGTGCTGGTCGCCGTGGTGCCGGTCCTCGGCATCGGCGTGACCCTCATCGTGCGCAGGCTGCGCCCGCTGTTCCGGACCATGCAGGTCCGCCTGGACACCGTGAACCGGGTGCTGCGCGAGCAGATCACCGGCAATCGCGTGATCCGTGCCTTCGTGCGCGACGACTACGAGAAGGAGCGCTTCCGGGGCGCGAACACCGAGCTCACCGAGGTGTCGCTGGGCACCGGGCGGATGCTGGCGCTGATGTTCCCGATGGTCATGACGGTGGTGAACCTGTCGTCCATCGCGGTCGTCTGGTTCGGCGCCCACCGCATCGACAGCGGCGGCATGCAGATCGGCGACCTGACCGCGTTCCTCGCCTACCTCATGCAGATCGTGATGTCCGTGATGATGGCCACCTTCATGTTCATGATGGTGCCGCGCGCGGAGGTCTGTGCCGAGCGCATCGAGGAGGTCCTCGGCACGAGCAGCAGCGTGGTCCCGCCGACCGCGCCCGTCGTCGAGCTGCGCCGCCACGGCCACCTGGAGATCCGCGAGGCAGGGTTCCGCTACCCGGGCGCCGAGGAGCCGGTCCTGAGGACCATCGACCTGGTGGCCCGGCCCGGCGAGGTGACCGCCGTGATCGGTTCCACCGGCAGCGGCAAGTCCACCCTGCTCGGCCTGGTCCCCCGCCTCTTCGACGCCACCGACGGCCAGGTGCTCGTCGACGGCGTGGACGTCGCGACCATCGAGCCGAAGCTGCTGGCCAGGACGGTCGGCCTGGTCCCGCAGAAGCCGTACCTGTTCGCGGGCACCGTGGCCACGAACCTCCGGTACGGCAATCCGGACGCGACCGACGAGGAGCTGTGGCACGCGCTGGAGGTGGCGCAGGCCAAGGGCTTCGTGGACCAGCTGGAGAACGGCCTGGACTCCCCGATCGCGCAGGGCGGCACGAATGTGTCGGGCGGGCAGCGGCAGCGGCTCGCGATCGCGCGGACGCTGGTGCAGCGCCCCGAGATCTATCTCTTCGACGACTCCTTCTCGGCGCTCGACTACGCGACCGACGCGGCACTGCGGGCGGCGCTCGCCGACGAGACCGCCGAGGCGACCGTCGTGATCGTCGCCCAGCGGGTGTCGACCATCCGGGACGCCGACCGGATCGTGGTCCTCGACGAGGGCCGGGTCGTCGGCGCCGGACGGCACCACGAACTGATGGCGGACAACGAGACCTACCGGGAGATCGTGCTCTCCCAGCTGACGGAAGCGGAGGCCGCCTGA
- the dnaG gene encoding DNA primase, translated as MAGRINDEDVKAVRDAVPIDAVVSEYLQLRNAGGGNLKGLCPFHDEKSPSFQVSPSKGLFHCFGCQEGGDTITFVMKVDHLTFSESVERLAAQAGITLRYEEGGYNPSHQRGERIRLVEAHKAAAQFYTEQLDTSPEADTGRKFLAERGFDQSAAAHFGVGYSPQGWDHLTRYLRGKGFTDKELVLSGLSQEGRRGPIDRFRGRLMWPIRDIGGEVVGFGARKLYESDNGPKYLNTPDTAIYKKSQVLYGIDLAKKDIAKASRAVVVEGYTDVMACHLAGITTAIATCGTAFGGDHIKILRRLLMDNGSARVIFTFDGDAAGQKAALRAFEDDQKFAAETYIAIAPDGMDPCELRLAKGDEAVADLVEPRTPLFEFALRQIVLRYDLETPAGRAAALDESAPIVARIKNSGAQHEVAVQLAGMLGILDTQFVVKRVAQLARWARDRGGKGPAPAGQRPQQTYSGVQAPTGGPALTLRNPVFATERELLKLALQRPELVSPAFDAYGMDEFTAPPYTAVRQAIMDAGGAEYGVQDPQEYLVRVREAAPDDVVRAMVTELAVEAILRKTVDENYAGDQLVMVRRRAVDRRIRDVQGSLARQSAHGDPAQLAAVQNELWVLQQYEQALRERGAEAL; from the coding sequence GTGGCCGGAAGGATCAACGACGAGGACGTGAAGGCGGTTCGGGACGCGGTCCCGATCGACGCCGTGGTGTCCGAGTACCTCCAGCTGCGCAACGCGGGCGGCGGCAACCTCAAGGGCCTCTGCCCGTTCCACGACGAGAAGTCACCGTCCTTCCAGGTCAGCCCGAGCAAGGGACTCTTCCACTGCTTCGGCTGCCAGGAGGGCGGCGACACCATCACGTTCGTGATGAAGGTCGACCACCTCACCTTCTCCGAGTCGGTCGAGCGCCTCGCCGCCCAGGCAGGCATCACGCTGCGCTACGAGGAGGGCGGGTACAACCCCTCCCACCAGCGAGGCGAGCGCATCCGCCTGGTCGAGGCGCACAAGGCGGCCGCGCAGTTCTACACCGAGCAGCTCGACACCAGCCCCGAGGCCGACACGGGCCGTAAGTTCCTGGCGGAGCGCGGCTTCGACCAGTCGGCAGCCGCCCACTTCGGCGTCGGCTACAGCCCCCAGGGCTGGGACCACCTCACCCGCTACCTCCGTGGCAAGGGCTTCACCGACAAGGAGCTGGTCCTCTCCGGCCTCTCCCAGGAGGGCCGCCGCGGCCCCATCGACCGCTTCCGCGGCCGCCTGATGTGGCCCATCCGCGACATCGGCGGCGAGGTCGTCGGCTTCGGGGCGAGAAAGCTGTACGAGTCGGACAACGGGCCCAAGTACCTGAACACGCCCGACACGGCGATCTACAAGAAGTCCCAGGTCCTGTACGGCATCGACCTCGCCAAGAAGGACATCGCCAAGGCCAGCCGCGCGGTCGTGGTCGAGGGCTACACCGACGTCATGGCCTGCCACCTCGCCGGAATCACCACCGCGATCGCGACCTGCGGTACGGCGTTCGGCGGCGACCACATCAAGATCCTCCGCCGGCTGCTGATGGACAACGGCTCGGCCCGCGTGATCTTCACCTTCGACGGCGACGCGGCCGGCCAGAAGGCCGCCCTGCGCGCCTTCGAGGACGACCAGAAGTTCGCCGCCGAGACGTATATCGCCATCGCCCCCGACGGCATGGACCCCTGCGAGCTGCGCCTCGCCAAGGGCGACGAGGCGGTCGCCGACCTGGTCGAACCCCGCACCCCGCTCTTCGAGTTCGCGCTGCGCCAGATCGTGCTGCGCTACGACCTGGAGACCCCGGCCGGGCGCGCCGCCGCGCTCGACGAGTCCGCGCCCATCGTCGCCCGCATCAAGAACAGCGGCGCGCAGCACGAGGTCGCCGTGCAGCTCGCGGGCATGCTCGGCATCCTCGACACCCAGTTCGTGGTCAAGCGGGTCGCCCAGCTGGCCCGTTGGGCCCGCGACCGCGGCGGCAAGGGCCCGGCACCGGCCGGGCAGCGCCCCCAGCAGACGTACTCCGGCGTCCAGGCACCCACCGGCGGCCCGGCGCTCACCCTGCGCAACCCCGTGTTCGCCACCGAGCGTGAGCTGCTCAAACTCGCCCTCCAGCGGCCGGAACTGGTCTCCCCCGCGTTCGACGCGTACGGGATGGACGAGTTCACCGCCCCGCCGTACACGGCCGTACGCCAGGCGATCATGGACGCGGGCGGCGCGGAGTACGGCGTCCAGGACCCCCAGGAGTATCTGGTGCGGGTCCGTGAGGCCGCCCCCGACGACGTGGTCCGCGCGATGGTCACGGAGCTGGCCGTCGAGGCGATCCTGCGCAAGACCGTCGACGAGAACTACGCGGGCGACCAGCTCGTCATGGTCCGCCGCCGCGCCGTCGACCGCCGTATCCGGGACGTCCAGGGCTCCCTGGCCCGGCAGAGCGCCCACGGCGACCCGGCACAGCTGGCGGCCGTGCAGAACGAGCTGTGGGTGCTCCAGCAGTACGAGCAGGCGCTGCGGGAGCGGGGCGCGGAAGCGCTCTGA